One genomic window of Thermoplasmata archaeon includes the following:
- a CDS encoding GNAT family N-acetyltransferase, whose translation MDTEEMLRAVLEFLRTARELAPNKVRTSWGTIYRDDRFPLIHQANLGWVSVPPDEGPAKMLTDLEDAFRGTAVRHRVLLFEDAERAFEVQEEFVRLGFRPTAELAMAKVGLPDCIVNHEVEIRPAADGSGIDEFRSIMMATEAAFGYSPAVLDQLWGLQRERSQAVGMYPYVGYLNGIPAGTISVWPRGTFAWIDDVATHPDFRMRGVGRTMIFEACKRAIEAGCEWVVLISDLFDTPQEMYKTLGFHPIGEVRGFLREGE comes from the coding sequence GTGGACACGGAAGAGATGCTCCGTGCGGTCCTCGAGTTCCTCCGGACCGCAAGGGAACTCGCTCCCAACAAGGTGCGAACTTCATGGGGTACGATCTATCGAGACGATCGGTTCCCCTTGATCCACCAGGCGAACCTCGGATGGGTGTCGGTCCCTCCGGACGAGGGTCCGGCCAAGATGCTGACGGACCTCGAGGATGCCTTTCGCGGGACGGCAGTCCGCCATCGGGTCCTCCTGTTCGAGGACGCGGAGCGGGCGTTCGAAGTCCAAGAAGAGTTCGTCCGACTCGGATTCCGCCCGACCGCGGAACTCGCCATGGCCAAGGTCGGGCTCCCGGATTGCATCGTGAATCATGAGGTCGAGATCCGTCCCGCTGCGGACGGATCCGGAATCGACGAGTTCCGGTCGATCATGATGGCCACCGAGGCGGCCTTCGGCTATTCGCCCGCGGTCCTCGACCAGTTGTGGGGCCTCCAGCGAGAACGCTCCCAGGCGGTCGGTATGTACCCCTACGTCGGGTACTTGAATGGCATACCCGCCGGGACGATCAGCGTGTGGCCCCGCGGCACCTTCGCGTGGATCGATGACGTGGCGACCCACCCGGACTTTCGGATGCGGGGCGTTGGACGCACGATGATCTTCGAGGCGTGCAAGCGAGCGATCGAGGCGGGATGCGAGTGGGTCGTCTTGATCTCCGACCTTTTCGATACGCCGCAGGAGATGTACAAGACGCTCGGGTTCCATCCCATCGGAGAAGTCCGCGGCTTCCTCCGCGAAGGTGAATAG
- a CDS encoding SDR family oxidoreductase, whose translation MDLGLQGKVALVTAASQGMGRATALSIAREGAKVAICARNQGPLDAAAEEIRKETNAEVLAVRADVSKAADIRAFVDAATAAWGGIDRLVVNAGGPPTGRLDALTEEQWTQAYELTFQSAVRLIRLCAPSMKSRGGGAVVAITSISVKQPVENLLLSNTMRAAVVGLVRTVSRELASDRIRVNAVAPGWIATDRLMDLMRGRAERESRKLESVVDESLREVPLGRFGEPGEVADLITFLLSERAAYITGNVIQIDGGLYRGLL comes from the coding sequence GTGGACCTCGGTCTCCAAGGGAAGGTCGCCCTCGTCACCGCGGCGAGCCAGGGAATGGGCCGCGCGACGGCCCTCTCCATCGCGCGGGAAGGGGCAAAGGTCGCGATCTGCGCTCGAAACCAGGGGCCTCTCGACGCCGCCGCTGAGGAGATCCGGAAGGAGACGAACGCGGAAGTCCTGGCGGTCCGCGCGGACGTGTCCAAAGCCGCCGACATCCGCGCCTTCGTCGACGCCGCCACCGCGGCGTGGGGCGGCATCGACCGGCTCGTGGTGAACGCGGGCGGGCCGCCGACGGGCCGCCTCGATGCCTTGACCGAAGAGCAGTGGACGCAGGCCTATGAACTGACGTTCCAGAGCGCCGTCCGGCTGATCCGCCTGTGCGCGCCTTCCATGAAATCGCGGGGAGGAGGGGCCGTCGTCGCGATCACGTCGATCAGTGTGAAGCAGCCGGTCGAGAACCTCCTGCTATCGAACACGATGCGCGCCGCGGTCGTGGGGCTCGTGAGGACCGTTTCGCGGGAGCTCGCTTCGGACCGGATCCGCGTGAACGCGGTCGCGCCGGGCTGGATTGCGACGGACCGGCTCATGGACCTCATGCGGGGCCGTGCGGAGCGGGAGAGTCGAAAGCTCGAGAGCGTCGTGGACGAAAGCCTCCGGGAGGTCCCGCTCGGGCGGTTCGGCGAGCCCGGGGAGGTGGCGGACCTCATCACATTCCTCCTGTCGGAGCGGGCCGCGTACATCACAGGGAACGTGATCCAGATCGATGGCGGGCTATACCGCGGGTTGCTCTAA
- a CDS encoding zinc finger protein — MDDLLSGALLVLLVGGVVFAWVDWHLRARKLPKLLGPAWDCPHCGVVNEAALTVCWSCGAAVTRLSLRPGAAPASDTWQCRQCRAWNSTSRRSCWSCSNIPSKQPKRQV, encoded by the coding sequence GTGGACGACCTCCTGTCCGGCGCGCTCTTGGTTCTCCTCGTCGGCGGCGTCGTCTTCGCGTGGGTCGATTGGCACCTCCGCGCGCGGAAGCTCCCGAAGCTCCTCGGCCCCGCGTGGGATTGCCCGCACTGCGGCGTCGTGAACGAGGCCGCGTTGACCGTCTGCTGGTCGTGCGGGGCCGCCGTGACCCGCCTCAGCCTCCGACCGGGGGCCGCCCCCGCCTCGGACACCTGGCAGTGCCGCCAGTGCCGGGCGTGGAACAGCACCTCCCGCCGGTCGTGCTGGTCGTGCTCGAACATCCCGAGCAAGCAGCCGAAGCGGCAGGTCTAA
- a CDS encoding M55 family metallopeptidase gives MKVFISIDMEGICGIVGELETDPEKGGEAYQANRRLMTQEGNAAIEGCAKAGATDILVADSHANCDNLVPEELHEAATLVRGSPRTFSMVQGLDESYDAVVFIGYHARAGTPRAILDHTYTGRIARVEVNGVEVGETGINAYLAGHHGVPVVLVTGDSAVTAEAKALIPNVHTVAVKEATGANAAKNLHPKKARELIRAEATKAVTDAKSIPPLQARKPVEMVVEFKSTDHTDLAAMIPAVRRVGGTRLEFDAPDFEQAFRTFYAIVNISSLES, from the coding sequence GTGAAGGTCTTCATCTCGATCGACATGGAAGGAATCTGCGGGATCGTCGGGGAGCTGGAGACGGACCCGGAGAAGGGAGGCGAAGCGTACCAGGCGAATCGACGGCTCATGACGCAGGAAGGGAATGCCGCCATCGAAGGCTGCGCGAAGGCCGGCGCGACGGACATCCTGGTCGCCGACTCGCACGCGAACTGCGACAATCTTGTGCCTGAGGAGCTCCACGAAGCCGCGACGTTGGTCCGCGGCTCACCCCGGACGTTCTCGATGGTCCAAGGGCTCGACGAGTCGTACGACGCGGTGGTGTTCATCGGCTACCATGCGAGGGCGGGCACCCCGCGGGCGATCCTCGACCACACGTACACGGGCAGGATCGCGCGGGTCGAGGTAAACGGCGTCGAGGTCGGCGAAACGGGCATCAACGCCTACCTCGCGGGCCACCATGGGGTCCCGGTCGTCCTCGTCACGGGCGATTCCGCGGTCACCGCGGAGGCGAAGGCCCTGATCCCGAACGTGCACACGGTCGCCGTGAAGGAAGCGACGGGAGCGAATGCGGCGAAGAACCTCCATCCGAAGAAGGCGCGCGAATTGATCCGCGCGGAGGCGACCAAGGCCGTGACGGACGCCAAGTCGATCCCTCCGTTGCAGGCGAGGAAGCCGGTCGAGATGGTCGTCGAGTTCAAGAGCACGGACCACACGGACCTAGCCGCAATGATCCCGGCGGTGCGCCGGGTCGGCGGCACCCGCCTCGAGTTCGATGCGCCGGACTTCGAACAGGCGTTTCGCACGTTCTACGCGATCGTCAACATCTCGTCCCTCGAGTCATAG
- the gatE gene encoding Glu-tRNA(Gln) amidotransferase subunit GatE, with product MDYRGLGLKVGLELHQQLATHKLFCADASALVDEPGGIRFRRRLRPTQSELGEVDAAAIEEAKRHLTFVYEATPNSCLVEADEEPPHPPNPEALDIALEIALLLDASPVSEVDFMRKLVIDGSNTAGFQRSALVALEGHLDVGGKRIGVPTILLEEDAARKLGETEGEVAYRLDRLGIPLVEVATTPNIETPEEAREVALAFGSLLRATRKVMRGIGTIREDLNVSIEGGARIEIKGVQELRMIATFVEKEVERQRMLLEVAVELKGRGVRAVPSDFRDVTATLRETQSKVVRAALERGGTVLGWVLPGFAGLLKGKLGPELAAHARVAGVAGIFHSDELPGYGITPSEVDAVREALKVGHPHDAFVLVAEEEAKARRAIEEMQPRAGAAIEGVPPETREPRPDGTTAYARPLPGKARMYPETDVPPIRVTEERLARIREHLPERPEITTGRLAREYGIHEQQARQLVQEGSDEPFEMIAREFGEAKLVATVLLYTFPELRRQAIDVDAIPLDRIRELFSLLKAGRFAKQAVPDILREMGRRKVRASDAIDVLGVTELGREELERIIDEVLAASDETIRARGADSEKALMGRVMERVRGRADGKVVSDVLRARLASRLARKAEPAKKRKK from the coding sequence ATGGACTATCGCGGCCTCGGCCTCAAGGTGGGGCTCGAACTTCACCAGCAGCTCGCGACGCACAAGCTGTTCTGCGCGGACGCGTCGGCGCTCGTCGATGAACCGGGAGGCATCCGGTTTCGTCGCCGCTTGCGCCCGACGCAATCCGAGTTGGGGGAGGTCGACGCGGCGGCGATCGAGGAGGCGAAGCGCCACCTCACCTTCGTCTACGAGGCCACCCCGAACTCCTGCCTCGTCGAGGCGGACGAGGAACCGCCTCATCCGCCGAATCCCGAGGCACTCGACATCGCGCTGGAGATCGCCCTCCTCCTGGACGCGAGCCCCGTCAGCGAGGTCGACTTCATGCGGAAACTCGTGATCGACGGCTCGAACACCGCCGGGTTTCAGCGATCGGCGCTCGTCGCGCTCGAGGGTCACCTCGACGTGGGCGGGAAACGGATCGGTGTGCCGACGATTCTGCTGGAGGAAGACGCCGCGCGGAAGCTCGGCGAGACGGAGGGCGAGGTCGCATACCGATTGGACCGGCTCGGCATCCCGCTCGTGGAGGTCGCCACGACGCCGAACATCGAGACCCCGGAGGAGGCCCGAGAGGTCGCCCTCGCCTTCGGATCGCTGCTCCGCGCGACCCGGAAGGTCATGCGCGGGATCGGGACGATCCGAGAGGACCTCAACGTCTCCATCGAAGGCGGCGCACGAATCGAGATCAAAGGCGTGCAGGAGCTCCGGATGATCGCCACGTTCGTCGAGAAGGAGGTCGAGCGGCAACGGATGCTGCTCGAGGTCGCGGTCGAACTGAAGGGTCGAGGCGTTCGGGCCGTTCCGTCAGACTTCAGGGATGTCACCGCCACGTTGCGGGAGACGCAATCGAAGGTCGTCCGCGCCGCGCTGGAGCGCGGCGGCACGGTGCTCGGATGGGTCCTCCCTGGCTTCGCGGGCCTGCTGAAAGGGAAGCTCGGTCCGGAACTCGCCGCCCATGCTCGCGTCGCGGGCGTGGCGGGGATCTTTCACTCGGACGAGTTGCCGGGATACGGGATCACGCCCTCCGAGGTGGACGCCGTCCGCGAGGCTTTGAAGGTCGGCCACCCGCACGACGCGTTCGTGCTGGTCGCGGAGGAGGAGGCGAAAGCCCGACGCGCGATCGAGGAAATGCAGCCCCGCGCCGGGGCCGCCATCGAAGGCGTACCTCCGGAGACCCGGGAGCCCCGCCCCGACGGGACGACGGCGTACGCCCGTCCGCTGCCAGGGAAGGCGCGGATGTATCCGGAGACGGACGTGCCTCCCATCCGCGTCACGGAGGAACGGCTCGCGAGGATCCGAGAGCACCTCCCCGAACGGCCCGAGATCACGACCGGGCGCCTCGCCCGGGAGTACGGAATCCACGAACAGCAAGCCCGACAGCTCGTGCAGGAGGGCAGCGACGAGCCGTTCGAGATGATCGCACGGGAATTCGGCGAGGCGAAGCTCGTCGCGACCGTCCTCCTGTACACGTTCCCGGAACTGCGGCGGCAAGCGATCGACGTGGATGCGATCCCGTTGGACCGCATCCGCGAACTGTTCTCGCTCCTGAAGGCGGGCCGATTCGCGAAGCAGGCGGTGCCCGACATCCTCCGGGAGATGGGCCGCCGGAAGGTACGGGCCTCCGACGCCATCGACGTGCTGGGGGTGACGGAGCTGGGCCGCGAGGAGCTCGAACGGATTATCGACGAAGTCCTCGCCGCCTCGGACGAGACGATCCGGGCGCGCGGCGCCGATTCGGAGAAGGCGCTCATGGGCCGCGTGATGGAACGCGTACGCGGCCGCGCGGACGGGAAGGTCGTGAGCGACGTCCTGCGCGCGCGGCTCGCCTCTCGCCTCGCCCGGAAGGCGGAGCCGGCAAAGAAAAGGAAAAAGTAA
- the gatD gene encoding Glu-tRNA(Gln) amidotransferase subunit GatD yields the protein MEYPPRVRALLDRSRAGQGDAVVVRAKGQRYEGIVMPHHGFSGPDILTIKLSSGYNVGIEVADIESVDVTAKHAPTSVERHLPPPTQGKPTVALLGTGGTIASYVDYRTGAVHPAVTTEELVFSVPELLDVCNVRARVIYSIYSENLKPENWQRLARETGKELNGGADGVIIPHGTDTLHFTTAALSFMLRELTGPVAVVGAQRSSDRPSSDAATNLLSAARVATADLGEIVAVMHGETSDSFGAIHRGTKVRKMHSSRRDAFRSLNAAPLGRVLPDGRVELAGHALPRSRGPTKVDDALDTKVALAYFYPGQQVAELEAILQDVHGAVLAGTGLGHVSEDLVPVVHRFAKDGVTIVMTTQTLQGRVDMHVYDTGRDLIKAGVIGGEDMSPETAYVKLMWILGHTRDPADVARAMATNVAGEINPRIGLDEFAE from the coding sequence ATGGAGTACCCGCCACGGGTGCGGGCGCTGCTCGACCGCTCGAGGGCGGGTCAAGGAGACGCCGTCGTCGTCCGCGCGAAGGGCCAGCGGTACGAGGGAATCGTCATGCCGCACCACGGATTCAGCGGCCCCGACATCCTGACGATCAAGCTCTCGAGCGGATACAACGTCGGCATCGAAGTGGCGGACATCGAGTCCGTGGACGTGACGGCGAAGCACGCACCGACGTCCGTCGAGCGACACCTCCCGCCGCCGACCCAGGGCAAGCCGACCGTCGCGCTCCTCGGGACGGGCGGCACGATCGCCTCGTACGTCGACTATCGCACGGGGGCCGTGCATCCCGCCGTCACGACGGAGGAGCTGGTCTTCAGCGTCCCGGAACTCCTCGACGTGTGCAACGTGCGGGCGCGGGTCATCTACAGCATCTACAGCGAGAACCTGAAGCCGGAGAACTGGCAGCGGCTCGCCCGGGAGACGGGCAAGGAACTCAACGGGGGCGCGGACGGCGTGATCATCCCGCACGGGACGGACACGCTGCATTTCACGACCGCGGCTCTGTCGTTCATGCTCCGCGAGCTGACGGGTCCCGTCGCCGTCGTCGGGGCGCAGCGGTCGAGCGACCGTCCGTCGTCGGACGCCGCGACGAACCTACTCAGCGCGGCCCGCGTGGCGACCGCGGACCTCGGCGAGATCGTCGCCGTGATGCACGGCGAGACGAGTGATTCCTTCGGGGCGATCCACCGAGGCACGAAGGTCCGCAAGATGCACTCGTCCCGGCGGGACGCTTTCCGGTCCCTCAACGCCGCGCCGCTCGGACGCGTCCTCCCGGACGGCCGCGTCGAACTCGCCGGGCACGCATTGCCTCGCTCCCGAGGCCCGACGAAGGTAGACGACGCGCTCGACACGAAGGTCGCCCTCGCGTACTTCTACCCGGGCCAGCAGGTCGCCGAACTCGAGGCGATTCTCCAGGACGTCCATGGAGCCGTCCTCGCGGGCACGGGCCTCGGCCACGTATCCGAGGACCTCGTCCCGGTCGTGCACCGCTTCGCGAAAGACGGCGTCACGATCGTCATGACGACGCAGACGCTCCAGGGTCGCGTCGACATGCACGTGTACGACACCGGACGCGATCTGATCAAAGCGGGCGTGATCGGAGGCGAGGACATGAGTCCGGAGACGGCGTACGTCAAGTTGATGTGGATCCTCGGGCACACACGCGATCCCGCGGACGTCGCCCGGGCCATGGCCACGAACGTCGCGGGGGAAATCAATCCACGAATCGGGCTCGACGAGTTCGCCGAGTAG
- a CDS encoding alanyl-tRNA editing protein: MATRVLYMAERGGQDPDPCYAREFDASVVDRGPDFVVLDQTLFYADGGGQPYDTGVLGWSGGESKVLRVMKEKGVIKHYLDRMPSSDSVHGIVDWERRYKHMRMHTSQHLMSGLVFRIYGARTVGNQIHTDYSRVDFQPANFTPDDLKRIEDECNRVIGTAQDVSIFEEDRVVVQGKIEDRALLELIPESVRRLRIIQIGSADYCPCGGTHLKSVSEIGQVRILEKRSKGRETDRIVYDLVPP; this comes from the coding sequence ATGGCGACGCGGGTGCTTTACATGGCGGAGCGCGGGGGGCAAGATCCGGACCCGTGCTACGCCCGCGAGTTCGACGCGTCGGTCGTCGACCGGGGACCCGACTTCGTTGTCCTAGACCAGACGCTGTTTTACGCGGACGGCGGCGGCCAGCCGTACGACACGGGCGTCCTCGGGTGGAGCGGCGGCGAATCGAAGGTCCTCCGAGTGATGAAGGAAAAGGGGGTCATCAAGCACTATCTCGATCGCATGCCGTCGAGCGACTCGGTCCATGGAATCGTCGACTGGGAGCGGCGGTACAAACACATGCGGATGCACACGTCGCAGCATCTCATGTCCGGTCTCGTGTTCCGCATCTACGGCGCCCGGACGGTCGGCAATCAGATTCACACGGACTACAGCCGCGTGGACTTCCAACCCGCGAACTTCACACCGGACGACCTGAAACGAATCGAGGACGAGTGCAATCGAGTCATCGGAACGGCTCAGGACGTCTCGATCTTCGAGGAGGACCGCGTCGTCGTGCAGGGGAAGATCGAGGATCGCGCGCTCCTCGAGCTCATCCCCGAATCCGTGCGCCGGTTACGCATCATCCAAATCGGATCGGCCGACTACTGTCCGTGTGGCGGGACCCATTTGAAGAGCGTCTCCGAGATCGGCCAGGTGCGCATCTTGGAAAAGCGGTCGAAAGGGCGCGAGACGGACCGAATCGTATACGATCTCGTTCCGCCGTGA
- a CDS encoding acyl-CoA dehydrogenase family protein — MDFGLTETQEITRKTVREFAEQEIVPQSRAFDESQQFPTAWAKKMGELGLMGVFVPEKYGGSGLDAVCYAITIEELSRADASAGVIAAVCNGLVCEPLLRYGTKEQKRRYLGPVARGESIGAYALTEPGSGSDAAAMRTTATLDGPEWVLNGTKSFATNASAAQIVIAYARTGRNKHDISAFIVPTDAKGFSVLKKEDKMGIRASDTVVLGFDEMRIPKDNLLGEMNKGFTIAMATLDGGRIGIAAQALGIAQRALEESLKYAREREAFGQKIAEFQAIQWKLADMATEIEAARLLTYRAAHLEDLGRRHTYESSVAKLFASEAAHRAVDSAVQIHGGYGFIKDYVVEKLYRDQRVTEIYEGTSEIQRLVIARAVLGK; from the coding sequence ATGGACTTCGGGCTCACGGAGACGCAGGAAATCACCCGCAAGACGGTACGCGAGTTTGCCGAGCAGGAGATCGTCCCCCAGTCCCGTGCGTTCGACGAAAGCCAGCAGTTCCCCACCGCCTGGGCGAAGAAGATGGGCGAGCTCGGCCTGATGGGGGTGTTCGTCCCGGAGAAGTACGGCGGGTCGGGCCTCGACGCGGTGTGCTATGCGATCACGATCGAGGAACTCTCCCGCGCCGACGCGAGCGCGGGGGTCATCGCGGCCGTGTGCAACGGCCTCGTCTGCGAGCCGCTCCTCCGGTATGGGACGAAGGAGCAGAAACGCCGGTATCTCGGGCCCGTGGCCCGCGGCGAGTCGATCGGGGCCTACGCCCTCACGGAACCCGGGAGCGGTTCCGACGCGGCGGCGATGCGGACGACGGCGACGCTCGACGGACCCGAGTGGGTCCTGAACGGGACGAAGTCGTTCGCGACGAACGCCTCCGCCGCCCAAATCGTCATCGCGTACGCTCGGACGGGCCGAAACAAGCACGACATCTCGGCGTTCATCGTCCCCACGGACGCGAAAGGGTTCTCCGTGCTGAAGAAGGAGGACAAGATGGGGATCCGCGCGAGCGACACGGTCGTCCTCGGATTCGACGAAATGCGGATCCCGAAAGACAACCTGCTCGGCGAGATGAACAAAGGTTTCACGATCGCGATGGCGACCCTCGACGGCGGACGGATTGGCATCGCGGCGCAGGCCCTCGGGATCGCTCAGCGCGCGCTCGAGGAGTCGCTGAAGTACGCGAGGGAGCGGGAGGCGTTCGGACAGAAAATCGCGGAGTTCCAGGCGATCCAGTGGAAGCTCGCGGACATGGCGACGGAGATCGAGGCGGCGCGCCTCCTGACATACCGGGCCGCCCACCTGGAGGACCTCGGGCGGCGGCACACCTACGAGTCGAGCGTGGCGAAGCTGTTCGCCTCCGAGGCGGCCCACCGCGCGGTCGATTCGGCCGTGCAGATCCACGGCGGGTACGGCTTCATCAAAGACTACGTCGTCGAGAAGCTGTACCGCGACCAGCGGGTGACGGAGATCTATGAGGGCACGTCGGAAATCCAGCGGCTCGTCATCGCGCGTGCGGTTCTTGGGAAGTGA
- a CDS encoding GNAT family N-acetyltransferase, which yields MSLEPLQTTDAHAYWRVFVSGRGDLPTQDLKVHLDRYLALPPEEQRAHFAFRMDGRIVGAIRLGHGEISGFSMDPAHASETTGALLRAVDFLRAAGEGPITAHYEDRYEPSFAGLGFRRIFARMWMEAATVRAPIPDGVRLVHPEEAEIARLTAFLMEVYEGHVEQQHGLHTGTEEEWRDYVGGLLKGDSGRFMPDASFVTLDGTRIVGAILITHWMGMPLVAELGVAKDRRGRGLGHALLQAAMNRLEGLGERRLALYVTVGNDPAVALYRSAGFVQVGGQSVTARIEP from the coding sequence ATGTCGCTCGAACCCCTGCAGACGACGGATGCGCACGCCTACTGGCGGGTCTTCGTGTCCGGCCGGGGGGACCTCCCGACCCAAGACCTGAAGGTCCATCTCGACCGGTACCTGGCCCTCCCGCCGGAAGAGCAACGGGCCCACTTCGCCTTTCGGATGGACGGCCGAATCGTCGGGGCGATCCGGCTCGGGCACGGGGAGATCTCCGGATTCTCGATGGACCCCGCCCACGCGTCGGAGACGACCGGGGCCCTCCTGAGGGCGGTCGATTTCCTCCGGGCGGCCGGCGAAGGCCCGATTACGGCCCACTACGAGGACCGGTACGAGCCGTCGTTCGCGGGGCTCGGGTTCCGGCGAATTTTCGCCCGGATGTGGATGGAGGCCGCGACGGTGCGTGCCCCCATCCCCGACGGCGTCCGACTCGTGCATCCGGAGGAAGCGGAGATCGCGCGGCTCACGGCGTTCCTCATGGAAGTCTACGAAGGCCATGTGGAACAGCAGCACGGGCTGCACACGGGCACGGAGGAGGAGTGGCGCGACTACGTCGGAGGACTCCTCAAGGGCGATTCGGGCCGGTTCATGCCCGACGCGTCGTTCGTGACCCTCGACGGCACGCGAATCGTCGGCGCGATCCTCATCACCCACTGGATGGGCATGCCGCTCGTCGCGGAACTGGGCGTCGCGAAGGACCGCCGCGGTCGGGGCCTCGGCCACGCCCTGCTCCAGGCGGCGATGAACCGGCTCGAGGGCCTCGGCGAGCGGCGGCTCGCGCTCTACGTGACGGTCGGAAACGATCCGGCGGTGGCGCTGTATCGGTCCGCGGGGTTCGTCCAGGTCGGCGGGCAGTCCGTCACCGCGCGGATCGAGCCGTGA
- a CDS encoding radical SAM protein → MARYVLAADYTLMTDYRNVPLATFFSCIPTDFWHSRLVFRILADPPKLDGDGRPVRVPYGLRKVEASLARAHGREEVVIAPPDDIDRYITDDTEIVGLHSMDPLGLGPVSMSFTMGGILTPYTKAKFLELVGHVQRPGRKYKVVLGGPGAWHFDYRTEMQASLGIDHIVHGEVDHLVPEIFDRIANGDAPPVMRFTNATAPSVEQIPKILGPTMHAMNEVMRGCGRGCEFCEVTLRRPRYFPLDYIADEVAMNARIGQSSIQLHSDDIFLYQLENWRTMEPNEDAVKELFRFVMGQPGVSHCYPTHGTVSAAVTNPGLIEDLSEIVRAGPDKLVGIQSGIETGSPSLSRAVLHRKAAPFTAEEWPDIVVQGTEILCRNYWYPAFTIILGLPGETPDDAWMTVDLIDRMEQIPGAHFVTAPLTFVPIGVLRGEEFYNLDEMIDESRFNVAYRAWRHVLMEIDEDLWRLTQLPPLMKAMVVATGRIGGRYILGIMHRYARRKGFRIRAPAKTQRQAEGHTVSFPAA, encoded by the coding sequence ATGGCAAGATACGTGCTCGCGGCCGACTATACACTGATGACGGACTACCGGAACGTTCCCTTGGCGACGTTCTTCAGTTGCATCCCCACCGACTTCTGGCACTCGCGGCTCGTCTTCCGGATTCTCGCGGACCCGCCGAAGCTCGACGGGGACGGCCGGCCCGTCCGGGTCCCCTACGGCCTTCGAAAGGTCGAGGCGTCGCTGGCCCGTGCGCACGGGCGCGAGGAGGTCGTCATCGCCCCGCCCGATGACATCGACCGTTACATCACGGACGACACGGAAATCGTGGGGCTGCACTCGATGGATCCGCTCGGCCTCGGGCCTGTGAGCATGTCCTTCACGATGGGCGGCATCTTGACCCCTTACACGAAGGCGAAGTTCCTCGAACTGGTCGGGCACGTGCAGCGTCCCGGGCGGAAATACAAGGTCGTCCTGGGCGGACCGGGCGCATGGCATTTCGACTATCGCACCGAGATGCAGGCATCCCTGGGGATTGATCACATCGTCCATGGGGAGGTCGACCACCTCGTCCCCGAGATCTTCGACCGGATTGCGAACGGAGACGCGCCGCCCGTGATGCGATTCACGAACGCGACCGCGCCGTCCGTCGAGCAGATCCCGAAGATCCTCGGGCCCACGATGCACGCGATGAACGAGGTCATGCGCGGGTGCGGCCGCGGCTGCGAGTTCTGCGAGGTGACGCTCCGCCGTCCGCGGTACTTCCCCCTTGACTACATCGCCGACGAAGTGGCAATGAACGCTCGAATCGGCCAATCGTCGATCCAACTGCACTCGGACGACATCTTCCTGTACCAGCTCGAGAACTGGAGGACGATGGAGCCGAACGAAGACGCCGTCAAGGAGCTCTTCCGTTTCGTCATGGGCCAACCGGGCGTCTCGCACTGCTATCCGACGCACGGGACCGTCAGCGCGGCCGTGACGAACCCGGGGCTGATCGAAGACCTCTCCGAGATCGTGAGGGCAGGCCCGGACAAGCTCGTCGGAATCCAGAGCGGCATCGAGACGGGCAGCCCGTCCCTCTCGCGCGCCGTCCTTCACCGGAAGGCGGCGCCATTCACGGCGGAGGAGTGGCCGGACATCGTGGTCCAAGGCACGGAGATCTTGTGCCGAAATTACTGGTACCCCGCTTTCACGATTATCCTGGGCCTCCCCGGAGAGACGCCGGACGATGCGTGGATGACCGTCGACCTCATCGATCGGATGGAGCAGATTCCGGGGGCGCACTTCGTCACGGCGCCGCTGACGTTCGTGCCGATCGGCGTGCTACGAGGCGAAGAGTTCTACAACCTCGACGAGATGATCGACGAGTCGCGCTTCAACGTCGCGTACCGTGCGTGGCGGCACGTGCTCATGGAAATCGACGAAGATCTCTGGCGCCTGACGCAGCTCCCTCCGCTGATGAAGGCGATGGTCGTCGCGACGGGCCGGATCGGCGGGCGGTACATCCTGGGAATCATGCACCGATACGCCCGCCGCAAAGGGTTCCGAATCCGGGCTCCCGCCAAGACGCAACGCCAGGCGGAGGGCCACACCGTGAGTTTTCCGGCGGCGTGA
- a CDS encoding redoxin domain-containing protein, whose product MVDVGEKAPDFTLLSDEAKPVTLSKELGHGPVVLSFYVFDFTNVCRGQLCAMRDSLGAIESHGAKVYGISTDSHHSHRVFKQENRINYPLLSDWNRSVSKAYGVQYDRFGDFGLQGVAKRSVFILDKDGIVRYKWVTEDPKVPPDHARVLKELKALST is encoded by the coding sequence ATGGTGGACGTCGGCGAGAAGGCGCCCGATTTCACGCTCCTGAGTGACGAGGCGAAGCCGGTGACGCTCTCGAAGGAACTCGGCCACGGTCCCGTCGTCCTTTCGTTCTACGTGTTCGACTTCACGAACGTGTGTCGAGGCCAGCTCTGCGCGATGCGTGACTCGCTCGGCGCGATCGAGTCGCACGGTGCGAAGGTGTACGGAATCAGTACGGACAGCCACCACAGCCACCGCGTGTTCAAGCAAGAGAATCGAATCAACTATCCGTTGCTGAGCGACTGGAACCGGAGCGTGAGCAAGGCGTACGGAGTGCAGTACGACCGCTTCGGAGACTTCGGCTTGCAAGGCGTCGCGAAGCGGTCCGTCTTCATCCTCGACAAAGACGGCATCGTGCGGTACAAGTGGGTCACGGAAGACCCGAAAGTCCCCCCGGACCACGCGCGGGTCCTCAAGGAGCTCAAGGCGCTCTCGACGTGA